A portion of the Tachysurus fulvidraco isolate hzauxx_2018 chromosome 8, HZAU_PFXX_2.0, whole genome shotgun sequence genome contains these proteins:
- the pmp22b gene encoding peripheral myelin protein 22b, with translation MLILLCGIVLLHIAVLVLLFVSTIVNAWSITSTSSSDLWFNCSTINEVQKCNPADTGVWIQAVQALMILSIIFSVISLFLFFCQLFTLQKGGRFFLTGAFQIFACLFIMCGAIIYTVMKHTWVPVDQSYGFSYILAWLAFPLALISGLIYVILRKRE, from the exons ATGCTGATCCTTCTTTGTGGTATCGTACTCCTGCACATCGCAGTTCTGGTACTGCTCTTCGTCTCCACTATAGTCAAT GCCTGGAGCATAACTTCTACCAGTAGCTCAGACTTGTGGTTTAACTGCAGCACAATCAACGAAGTGCAGAAATGCAATCCTGCTGACACTGGAG taTGGATTCAAGCAGTGCAGGCTCTCATGATCCTGTCCATCATCTTCAGCGTCATCTCACTCTTCCTGTTTTTCTGCCAGCTCTTCACGCTGCAGAAGGGTGGACGCTTCTTCCTCACCGGAGCTTTCCAAATCTTTGCCT GTCTGTTCATCATGTGCGGTGCAATCATCTACACGGTGATGAAGCACACATGGGTTCCTGTGGACCAGTCATACGGTTTTAGCTACATTCTGGCCTGGTTGGCTTTTCCTCTGGCGCTCATCAGTGGCTTAATTTATGTCATCTTGAGGAAACGGGAATGA